In Terriglobales bacterium, a genomic segment contains:
- a CDS encoding bifunctional 4-hydroxy-2-oxoglutarate aldolase/2-dehydro-3-deoxy-phosphogluconate aldolase, with the protein MTREQVRARVLEVGIVPVVRATSAKQAISAAVAVAAGGITIVEVTMTVPGALDAISQLIKTLGSEVIVGAGTVLDAQAARQCFDAGAEFLVSPGLDLGTIKAAQDAGKLIMAGALTPTEVITAWKAGADFVKVFPASAVGGAAYLKALRGPLPQVPLVPTGGVNLNTAADFLRAGASALGIGGELVLAAALKSGETAQITALARQYLEIVQQVREAEAKPAMAG; encoded by the coding sequence ATGACCAGGGAACAAGTCCGCGCACGCGTGCTTGAAGTTGGAATCGTGCCGGTCGTGCGGGCCACATCGGCCAAACAAGCGATCTCCGCCGCTGTCGCGGTTGCCGCGGGGGGAATCACCATCGTCGAAGTTACCATGACGGTTCCCGGTGCACTCGATGCCATCTCGCAGCTCATTAAAACACTGGGCAGCGAAGTTATAGTGGGGGCCGGTACCGTGCTCGATGCGCAGGCGGCCCGCCAGTGCTTTGATGCAGGCGCGGAGTTCCTGGTGAGTCCTGGTCTCGATTTGGGGACGATCAAGGCAGCGCAGGATGCCGGAAAGCTGATCATGGCGGGCGCGCTCACGCCGACAGAAGTCATCACCGCCTGGAAGGCCGGAGCGGATTTCGTAAAAGTGTTTCCCGCCAGCGCCGTGGGTGGCGCGGCGTACCTGAAAGCGCTGCGTGGACCATTGCCGCAGGTTCCGCTTGTGCCCACCGGCGGAGTGAACCTGAACACGGCAGCCGATTTTCTTCGCGCTGGAGCCTCGGCGCTCGGCATCGGTGGAGAGCTCGTGCTCGCCGCAGCGCTCAAGAGCGGAGAGACGGCGCAGATCACCGCGCTTGCGCGCCAGTACCTCGAGATCGTGCAGCAGGTGCGCGAGGCAGAAGCCAAACCCGCGATGGCTGGGTGA
- a CDS encoding DUF4861 family protein, with translation MKTKFAVICIALFFFVPLSFAQPHLKCVKLAVTNPTGQNRPAENIVVSVAELRKIAPDFYPGSQIVTATDASTVAEDATILHATELPSQVDDLDGDFKADELAFQIDLKPHQTRIVTITWGPPDRIFRLRGDYEPQTNAIFTRKIDGMGWESKRNAFRLYFDPRNAIDLYGKPRPTLQLDRYATPGYVYHNYSPDGRDIYLVADALGIGAPAAWVNGTAQHISDVTNRSWRIISTGPVRAIVEFTYEGWKVAGKSVNVKVRATQWAGERGFTQTLTSEEAGDLVFATGLTQQQGIPELRSGSGEDPAWLAMWGEQAVEGGNKAVSPIMRGTNLGLAVIMGPGTAASSNKDAKDYLYTFLLKNGTATWYSLAAWDHEGTNDPIPVPGAKEPREYVARVAGIDNITSKDKLISYVKDVAARMKAPAGVKLLSTAAEVQSAPPDTLHPIGTRTYKQAIDLLQKEIDRTATKWEPIITAAQPGSVNAHAGAGFFTDGDNQTGEWQSQKGFFWTGGFWTGELWKMYSLTRDEKYRRWAELWTSRMTGAENDQNHDTGFLYFYSSVAGYEQTHDAKLRESAIRAADHLLSMYNPVTQLIPAWEKNGDDSIIDTMMNLQLLWWASRETGDSKYRGAALKHALRSADWFVRNDGSVIQSVHYNPGDNRQEFRLHGGAPRGDQPFLFPNNAKPGERVFYHTHQGFSWETSWSRGTAWALYGLATAYRETHDSRLLQAAQKVADFIAANLPDDYVPWYDFNDEGVIYRNRDTSAAAIAANGFLQLSALEQNAQKAQLYRAEAERITHSLIDRYLTPTLQGDNSPAGVLRHGSGTRPSDGMLIYGQYYLLETLIALDRAR, from the coding sequence ATGAAAACTAAATTCGCGGTTATTTGTATCGCGCTGTTCTTTTTTGTTCCACTCTCTTTCGCTCAACCCCATCTGAAATGCGTCAAGCTCGCGGTCACTAATCCTACTGGCCAAAACCGACCGGCCGAGAACATCGTCGTTTCTGTTGCGGAGCTTCGCAAGATTGCTCCGGATTTTTATCCCGGGTCACAGATCGTCACTGCCACAGACGCAAGCACCGTGGCAGAGGACGCTACCATCCTTCACGCGACAGAGCTTCCCTCGCAGGTCGATGATCTTGATGGCGACTTCAAAGCCGACGAACTCGCGTTCCAAATCGATCTCAAGCCGCATCAGACTCGAATCGTGACTATCACCTGGGGACCGCCGGATCGCATTTTTCGGTTGCGCGGCGATTACGAGCCGCAAACGAATGCGATCTTTACCAGGAAGATCGACGGCATGGGATGGGAGTCGAAGCGCAATGCATTTCGGCTCTACTTCGATCCGCGCAATGCGATCGATCTTTACGGCAAGCCGCGGCCGACATTGCAGCTCGATCGCTACGCGACGCCCGGCTACGTTTACCACAACTACTCGCCAGATGGCCGCGACATCTACCTCGTCGCCGACGCGTTGGGAATCGGCGCGCCTGCGGCGTGGGTGAACGGAACCGCGCAGCACATTTCCGACGTTACGAATCGCAGTTGGCGAATCATCTCCACGGGCCCGGTGCGCGCAATCGTCGAGTTCACATATGAAGGCTGGAAGGTTGCGGGCAAGAGCGTGAACGTGAAAGTCCGCGCAACGCAATGGGCGGGCGAACGCGGGTTCACGCAAACACTCACCTCAGAAGAGGCCGGCGATCTCGTCTTTGCCACCGGCCTGACCCAGCAACAGGGAATTCCTGAGCTGCGCTCTGGTAGCGGCGAAGATCCTGCCTGGCTGGCGATGTGGGGAGAGCAGGCGGTTGAAGGCGGGAACAAAGCTGTGTCGCCGATCATGCGCGGTACCAATTTGGGACTCGCGGTGATTATGGGTCCAGGAACTGCGGCGTCCAGCAACAAGGACGCCAAGGACTATCTCTATACCTTCCTGCTCAAGAACGGGACAGCGACCTGGTACTCGCTTGCAGCCTGGGATCACGAAGGAACAAACGATCCCATTCCCGTTCCCGGAGCAAAGGAACCGCGCGAATATGTTGCGCGAGTCGCGGGAATCGACAACATCACCAGCAAAGACAAGCTGATCTCCTATGTCAAAGACGTTGCCGCTCGCATGAAAGCTCCGGCAGGCGTAAAACTGCTCTCGACCGCCGCCGAGGTCCAGAGCGCGCCGCCCGATACGCTGCATCCGATCGGCACGCGCACTTACAAGCAAGCCATCGATCTACTGCAAAAAGAAATCGACCGCACGGCAACAAAATGGGAGCCAATCATCACCGCAGCACAGCCCGGCAGCGTGAATGCCCACGCCGGTGCAGGATTCTTCACCGACGGCGATAACCAAACCGGCGAATGGCAATCGCAAAAAGGCTTCTTCTGGACTGGCGGCTTCTGGACCGGCGAGCTGTGGAAGATGTACTCGCTTACGCGAGACGAGAAATATCGCCGCTGGGCGGAGCTCTGGACTTCGCGCATGACCGGAGCAGAAAACGATCAGAACCACGACACCGGCTTTCTCTACTTCTATTCCTCAGTAGCCGGATACGAGCAGACGCATGACGCCAAGCTGCGCGAGAGCGCGATTCGAGCTGCCGATCATCTGCTGAGCATGTACAACCCTGTCACTCAACTCATTCCCGCGTGGGAGAAGAATGGCGATGACAGCATCATCGACACGATGATGAACCTACAACTGCTGTGGTGGGCGAGCCGCGAGACCGGTGACTCAAAATATCGCGGTGCGGCGCTTAAACATGCGTTGCGCTCCGCCGATTGGTTTGTGCGCAATGACGGATCTGTTATTCAGTCGGTTCACTACAATCCCGGCGACAATCGCCAGGAGTTTCGTCTGCATGGCGGCGCTCCTCGCGGCGACCAGCCATTCCTGTTTCCGAACAATGCAAAACCAGGCGAGCGCGTCTTTTATCACACGCATCAGGGATTCTCCTGGGAAACAAGCTGGTCACGCGGCACGGCCTGGGCGCTGTACGGGCTCGCGACCGCATATCGCGAGACGCACGATTCACGGCTACTGCAGGCGGCACAAAAAGTCGCCGATTTCATTGCCGCCAATCTCCCCGACGACTACGTACCCTGGTATGACTTCAACGACGAAGGCGTGATCTATCGCAATCGCGACACTTCGGCAGCAGCGATTGCGGCTAACGGCTTCTTGCAGTTGTCTGCACTCGAACAGAACGCGCAGAAAGCTCAGTTGTACCGCGCAGAAGCAGAGCGGATCACGCATTCACTGATTGATCGCTATCTCACACCAACATTGCAGGGCGACAATTCGCCAGCTGGCGTCCTGCGCCACGGTAGCGGCACGCGCCCGTCCGACGGCATGCTGATTTACGGCCAGTATTACCTGTTGGAAACATTGATTGCGCTCGATCGAGCGCGATAG